From the Glandiceps talaboti chromosome 12, keGlaTala1.1, whole genome shotgun sequence genome, one window contains:
- the LOC144443795 gene encoding carbohydrate sulfotransferase 1-like — protein MVYCKQFKKSTLVIIVVVIVIVQVVFVLRYAVKNDSDNTSSTPKAMTGFEETNQGEDHVFDIGSLPSQGEELTNVAARRSPTNSTKSVNDIQEHKRVRNSAEQHTMEKSPSTNSYKHVLVFGRMTTGSKALAQYLSNRSDFLYVYEPGHVIFKCSALKGNVRNDSRAHLQELQTTLLHFLNDIYHCNFTKHQYFIKGMNKDNSLYRNRARLNDLQKPITEGALTTLCQSKHVISKIVRGNDIATYSDMLQKNNVKVIFLARDPRGMANSRLKKFGVKKNLSLSQKRLVLNEYVRQHCDWLETNYDSIMNGSRWLRKNTILVRYEDMASDRGSIGKLISEFIGLNSQHEDTDEAAYGRNDYTVSLTKWVNYFTYNEVTRIQNLCSDRIFDIFGWVKVRNKWTFEKENQTWFRPMPSFLTKEGFFSI, from the coding sequence ATGGTATATTGCAAGCAATTTAAAAAAAGCACACTTGTCATCATCGTGGTTGTCATTGTAATAGTGCAGGTGGTGTTTGTGCTGAGGTATGCTGTTAAAAATGATAGCGACAACACAAGTTCCACACCAAAAGCAATGACTGGATTTGAAGAAACTAATCAAGGTGAAGATCATGTCTTCGATATTGGTTCGTTGCCAAGCCAAGGTGAAGAGTTGACCAATGTAGCAGCACGTCGATCGCCAACAAACTCAACAAAATCAGTCAATGACATACAAGAACACAAGAGAGTTAGGAACTCCGCTGAACAACACACGATGGAAAAGTCGCCAAGCACGAACTCTTACAAACATGTGCTAGTGTTCGGACGAATGACTACTGGATCAAAAGCACTTGCTCAATATTTGAGTAACCGTTCAGATTTCTTATACGTCTACGAACCTGGTCATGTGATATTTAAATGTAGTGCGCTTAAAGGGAATGTCCGAAACGACAGTCGTGCGCATTTGCAAGAACTTCAGACGACATTACTACATTTCTTGAATGATATTTATCATTGCAATTTCACAAAACACCAGTATTTCATAAAAGGGATGAATAAAGATAACTCGTTGTACAGAAATCGGGCACGTTTGAACGACTTGCAAAAGCCGATTACCGAGGGCGCCCTCACAACATTATGTCAATCAAAGCACGTCATCTCCAAAATTGTCCGAGGAAACGATATTGCTACATATTCAGATATGTTACAGAAGAATAACGTTAAGGTTATATTCCTGGCAAGGGATCCACGTGGTATGGCTAATTCTCGATTGAAAAAGTTTGGAGTCAAGAAAAATCTCTCGCTCTCGCAAAAGAGATTGGTCCTGAATGAATACGTCAGGCAACACTGTGATTGGCTGGAAACAAACTACGATTCGATAATGAATGGTTCGAGATGGTTAAGAAAGAATACTATTTTGGTTCGCTATGAAGATATGGCTAGTGACAGGGGAAGTATTGGAAAACTGATATCTGAATTCATAGGTTTGAATTCACAACATGAGGACACCGATGAAGCAGCTTATGGTCGTAATGATTATACCGTATCCCTAACGAAGTGGGTGAATTATTTCACCTATAATGAAGTGACACGCATCCAAAATTTATGCTCGGATCgtatatttgacatttttggtTGGGTGAAAGTTAGAAACAAGTGGACGTTTGAGAAAGAAAATCAAACATGGTTTCGGCCAATGCCAAGTTTTCTTACCAAAGAGGGGTTCTTCTCAATCTGA